One Prodigiosinella aquatilis DNA window includes the following coding sequences:
- a CDS encoding CoA-acylating methylmalonate-semialdehyde dehydrogenase — protein METISSFIQGAVTSGSSQRYAAVYNPATGEQIRQVAMSNANDVKQAISVAAAAFPAWSRHSPLRRARVMFRFKALLEENMDTLAWLISEEHGKVYSDAVGELTRGLEVVEFACGIPHLQKGEHSANVGTGVDSHSLMQPLGVCVGITPFNFPAMVPMWMFPIALATGNTFVLKPSEKDPSLSLMLAQLLKEAGLPDGVFNVVQGDKEAVDVLLTDPRVQAVSFVGSTPVAEYIYRTASAQGKRCQALGGAKNHCILMPDADMNMAASAIMGAGFGAAGERCMALSVVVAVGDDTADALCQRLEQQIGAMRVGPGITEEPENEMGPVITAQHKDKIAGYIQSGVDQGATLRVDGRTLSVPDHEQGYFIGPTLFDNVTPEMKIYREEIFGPVLAVVRVPDYQTALTLINRHEYGNGTAIFTRDGETARQFCEDVQAGMVGVNVPIPVPMAFHSFGGWKRSIFGPLNVHGSDGVRFYTRMKTVTSRWPASVRLEQHTSSFVMPTLE, from the coding sequence ATGGAAACCATATCTAGTTTTATTCAGGGGGCAGTGACCTCCGGTAGCAGTCAACGTTATGCGGCCGTATATAACCCGGCGACGGGTGAGCAGATTCGTCAGGTCGCCATGAGCAACGCGAACGACGTGAAACAGGCGATCAGTGTAGCGGCGGCGGCATTCCCGGCGTGGTCCAGACACTCCCCGTTACGGCGTGCGCGCGTCATGTTCCGTTTCAAAGCGTTGTTGGAAGAAAACATGGATACTCTGGCCTGGTTGATATCGGAAGAACATGGCAAGGTCTATTCTGATGCCGTGGGAGAATTGACCCGTGGGTTGGAAGTGGTGGAGTTTGCCTGCGGTATTCCGCACCTGCAAAAAGGGGAGCATTCCGCCAACGTAGGAACCGGCGTTGACAGCCATTCGCTGATGCAGCCGCTGGGTGTCTGTGTCGGTATTACACCATTCAATTTCCCGGCTATGGTTCCCATGTGGATGTTCCCCATCGCGTTGGCCACCGGTAATACGTTTGTGCTCAAACCTTCCGAGAAAGACCCGTCGCTTTCACTGATGTTGGCTCAGTTACTGAAGGAGGCTGGTCTGCCGGATGGTGTATTCAACGTGGTTCAAGGGGATAAAGAAGCAGTGGATGTGTTGCTGACAGACCCGCGTGTTCAGGCAGTAAGCTTTGTGGGATCAACACCGGTGGCGGAATACATTTATCGTACCGCGTCCGCACAGGGTAAACGTTGTCAGGCGCTGGGTGGCGCTAAAAACCACTGCATCCTGATGCCAGATGCGGATATGAATATGGCTGCCAGCGCCATTATGGGCGCCGGTTTCGGTGCGGCAGGCGAGCGCTGTATGGCGCTGTCGGTGGTGGTGGCGGTAGGTGATGATACAGCCGATGCGCTGTGCCAGCGTCTGGAACAACAGATTGGTGCGATGCGTGTCGGACCGGGGATAACCGAAGAGCCGGAAAATGAAATGGGACCGGTTATCACGGCGCAGCATAAAGACAAAATCGCGGGTTACATTCAGAGCGGCGTGGACCAGGGGGCAACGCTGCGGGTTGACGGGCGCACACTGAGCGTTCCCGATCATGAACAGGGTTACTTTATTGGCCCAACGCTGTTTGACAACGTCACACCAGAAATGAAAATTTACCGTGAAGAGATTTTTGGGCCGGTACTGGCTGTGGTAAGAGTACCGGACTATCAGACGGCGCTGACGCTGATTAACCGCCATGAATACGGTAATGGTACGGCGATTTTCACCCGCGATGGCGAAACGGCGCGGCAGTTCTGTGAGGATGTGCAAGCTGGAATGGTGGGTGTCAATGTACCGATTCCGGTGCCGATGGCGTTCCACAGTTTCGGTGGCTGGAAACGCTCCATATTCGGGCCGCTTAATGTGCACGGTAGCGACGGTGTGCGTTTTTACACCCGGATGAAAACCGTCACCAGTCGTTGGCCGGCCAGTGTACGCCTTGAGCAGCATACCAGCAGTTTTGTAATGCCAACGCTGGAGTGA
- the iolD gene encoding 3D-(3,5/4)-trihydroxycyclohexane-1,2-dione acylhydrolase (decyclizing) — MDTLRMTMAQALVRFLSQQYVSVDGEESPFVHGVMTIFGHGNVLGIGQALEQDAGHLLVHQGCNEQGMAHIAVGFARQHKRKKIYAVTSSVGPGAANMITAAATATANRIPVLLLPGDLFACRQPDPVLQQIEQYHDLSISTNDCFKPVSRYWDRINRPEQLMSALINAMRVLTDPADTGAVTLCLPQDVQAEVWDYPAAFFHKRVHHIERRPPDATRLEDAVALIRRKQRPMLICGGGVRYAEAHAAFLQFAEQCHIPFGETQAGKGAVVSSHPLNCGGIGVTGGLAANRLAQDADLIIGVGTRLTDFTTGSKRLFQHPNVEFLLLNVAEFDALKLDATALIADARVGLQMLSQRLAAESYHSQYGEAITMARAAWDNERQRLSAIQDDGDLVPEIADQPGDKLDEYRTTLGTHLTQTRVLGLLNQALEADAIVVGAAGSLPGDLQRLWQVRTPDSYHLEYGYSCMGYEIAAAMGARLAAPRQPVYAMVGDGSYLMLHSELQTAVQEGIKITILLFDNAGFGCINNLQMSQGMGSFCTENRHRCSESGQLSGPLVSVDFAKNAESYGCKAWKVQDEASLLQALEASRQHPGPVLLDIKVLPKTMTHGYESWWRTGTAQVADDPAIESAARQIQLQLMDARQY; from the coding sequence ATGGATACGCTACGAATGACGATGGCGCAGGCGCTGGTCAGGTTTCTCTCCCAGCAGTATGTCAGCGTGGATGGTGAGGAATCCCCATTTGTGCACGGTGTGATGACCATTTTCGGGCATGGGAATGTGCTGGGCATCGGTCAGGCACTGGAGCAAGATGCCGGACATCTACTGGTTCATCAGGGATGTAACGAACAGGGAATGGCGCATATCGCCGTCGGTTTTGCCAGACAGCACAAGCGCAAGAAAATTTACGCGGTGACGTCATCGGTAGGGCCGGGTGCCGCCAATATGATCACGGCGGCGGCCACCGCCACCGCGAACCGGATTCCGGTGTTACTGTTACCGGGGGATCTGTTTGCCTGTCGCCAGCCTGATCCGGTATTGCAGCAGATCGAGCAATATCACGACCTTTCAATCAGTACGAATGACTGTTTCAAACCGGTATCACGGTACTGGGATCGGATTAATCGTCCGGAACAACTGATGAGTGCGCTGATCAATGCCATGCGGGTATTGACCGATCCGGCAGATACTGGTGCGGTGACCCTGTGTTTACCGCAGGATGTACAGGCCGAGGTGTGGGATTATCCCGCCGCGTTTTTTCACAAACGGGTACACCATATCGAACGTCGTCCGCCGGATGCGACCCGGCTTGAAGACGCGGTGGCGTTGATTCGCCGCAAGCAGCGGCCGATGCTGATCTGCGGCGGTGGAGTCCGTTACGCTGAAGCCCACGCGGCATTTTTGCAATTTGCTGAGCAGTGTCATATTCCTTTCGGTGAAACGCAGGCGGGGAAAGGTGCGGTGGTGTCTTCGCACCCACTCAACTGCGGTGGTATCGGCGTGACCGGTGGCCTGGCGGCGAACCGGTTAGCGCAGGACGCTGACCTGATTATCGGTGTCGGAACGCGGTTAACGGATTTTACCACCGGTTCCAAGCGATTGTTTCAACACCCGAATGTCGAATTTCTGCTGCTTAACGTCGCGGAGTTTGATGCGCTGAAACTGGATGCTACCGCATTGATTGCCGATGCGCGGGTCGGTTTGCAGATGCTATCCCAGCGTCTGGCGGCGGAGTCATATCACAGCCAGTATGGTGAGGCGATCACCATGGCGCGTGCGGCGTGGGACAATGAACGACAGCGGTTGTCCGCTATTCAGGATGACGGCGATCTGGTGCCGGAGATTGCTGATCAGCCTGGCGATAAACTGGATGAATACCGCACGACGCTCGGGACACATCTGACACAAACCCGGGTACTGGGGCTGCTGAATCAGGCGTTGGAAGCAGACGCGATTGTAGTCGGGGCGGCCGGGTCGTTACCGGGGGATTTGCAGCGTCTGTGGCAGGTGCGGACACCGGACAGCTATCACCTGGAATATGGTTACTCCTGCATGGGTTATGAAATTGCCGCGGCGATGGGTGCCCGGCTCGCCGCACCCCGTCAGCCCGTCTATGCGATGGTGGGGGACGGCTCATACCTGATGCTGCACTCGGAACTGCAAACAGCAGTACAGGAGGGCATAAAAATCACCATACTGTTGTTTGATAACGCCGGGTTTGGCTGTATCAACAACTTGCAGATGAGCCAGGGAATGGGCAGTTTCTGTACCGAAAACCGGCACCGCTGTAGTGAGTCAGGTCAACTGAGTGGCCCGTTGGTGTCGGTTGATTTTGCGAAAAATGCCGAGAGCTATGGCTGCAAGGCGTGGAAAGTACAAGATGAAGCATCACTTTTGCAGGCGCTGGAAGCGTCTCGCCAGCATCCGGGACCGGTGTTGCTGGATATCAAGGTGTTGCCGAAAACCATGACCCACGGCTATGAGTCCTGGTGGCGTACCGGTACTGCGCAAGTGGCAGATGATCCGGCTATTGAGTCGGCTGCCCGGCAGATACAGCTTCAGTTAATGGATGCCCGTCAGTATTAA